In Eriocheir sinensis breed Jianghai 21 chromosome 29, ASM2467909v1, whole genome shotgun sequence, a single genomic region encodes these proteins:
- the LOC127004929 gene encoding uncharacterized PE-PGRS family protein PE_PGRS54-like isoform X14 produces MLAILTSLFPLLAIASGCGEVGPRAEVVCYSAAPAPPPSLDPCQCTVVVVEGAGLAHDLQLTSDADFTSYTALKTANPRLKIVVSLGGSNVKGETFALLTSSVEAVANFTQGAATFLEAHWLDGIEVDWRWPTNGKDKEDLTTLVKVLRLVLDQKVHNVSRRAVTEAVTEAVTEQQEEEEETTTFTPLQEDDESFGVDYSVLESGSEYEATVQPPVDEEDYLTTITTTTTTTETPTTTTATTIPNSTSSTTTTTPSTSTSSSGWTFERKRGGGRGGRIRGVVRRRPLNQVTPGDEKKDAEDAEDKGRLLMVTLAPNPEYIVKGYDLKELSKVVDYFTLPTHNLTLGEQHVTFHPARLMGVADLQNADSLVDLAAGLGVPLDHLILTVPATAMSFTLQDATLTTPRSPAADTPTYMSYSEACKVMSGGNWTVERDNDLTAPYAFDNLTWVAFDDPSSVKVKSKYALLRGLAGVALRDVDQADHEDTCGYGPYPLLSMIYTTFTELARSPRRTVLNSLVEDLTHSPSVPSDLRTSPFRIVRVVDRSGDITAIREYSSNTRYQCSRQGYYRDPDDCSNFYRCAKFNQYVDDFTVFEYACPRGLVFDDRWEVCAWPSAAPPCDGSSEIFPVPKQKFICPGEGYFTDPENCRWFFACLDHYGNGTYTQYEFRCPFGLAYDEDNYMCNWPWLVNGCGQNGVGYLDLAPGAAPVSVADVTGRRVYGKSIPTQQVPSQSLHGGSGDKAGCKECSGSVELSIGGKGVLSHEKGLIISPTLSNERLSYKVYKESIEFSGEKSQGGFGGSVSGGERSGERSQGGFGGRVSSGDHSGERSQGGSGSGVNAGGVAAVAFGSSLPQGPSFAGAKHTQDTAQHQGGSSGAASDRNAIKTPGTSPGYSYSAPSTAPLPSPVTEGYDNSQPRPSSTRTSSRGRPITSQGQPTGSRSGSGLGTSYSQPAAPSSSTRPSHGSQTSLRPSGGRPSTSRRPVTAAPGSGYSYAKPSVSAKPTPSRGRPTSRRPSSRRPTSSRPSSRRPSTSYPSPAPPTSGYSFPTPSTPFKPFPGEDVSSSSSSEEEPTRTTSSGYSYPTPSTSLTPGGGVTVSGQTPITSRPRVYPTPTPSTGYSHPEPPQSFGTLPPVPSPSGSVETGYRPTISSEESSEEGYSYSTPSRPLTTPRPRPTQPVATRRPRPSRPAATLPPPTTPGYSYEAPSLSFEPVRPFGSSESRETFQGVSDEVGIGATGGYSYQTPANPFLETKQPGFTPARPTPTPGYQTPRPSPTTRPQTPTYETPTRRPTPRPAPIPDSSSSEEGYSYRQPSVIFTVPGSSQSAEHSSSSSSEGGFAGYSYLPPSSDKSFNPFGSLGSGSHESSEGYSATGGSGHFGGSVQPSGGGSIHFGSGGSSHFSFGGSGDSGVSSGYRGSSGSGGQGGSGGSSHFSVGGSGGQSGSSESDEHRGSGSGGSSGFGGSGGQGGSGGSNGYSYSGGSSSFGGSGDGGSSESAEHRGSGGSSGSSHFGVGGSGGYSGSRGSSHFGSGGSGGGSSHFSIGGSGQSGSSGSADSGGSGGSGHVSSGGSRFFGTVGAGSSGSSESDEHGSRGGSSHFGTGGSGGRGGSSGGSSHFTFGGSGDSGSSESTEHRGTGGSSGYSGSNGGGGSRSRGGSGGSSGSSGSGGSGHFSFGGSGSRGGSGGSGGHSGSSESDEHRGSDGSESSGGSSHFSIGGSGGSGGSGGSGDQGGSGGSSGYIYSGGSSQLSFGGSSDSGSSESTEHRGSGGSGHFGGGGSGGSGGLSGSSHFSIGGSGGSGGRGGSGSRGGSRGSSGYSGSGSSGGSGHFSFGGSGHSGSSESDEHRASGGSSHFGGGGSGGSGGRGGSRVNGGRGGSGGSGSGGRGGSSDSGRYSGSSGSGGSGGSAGSSHFSIGGSGGSGGGGGSGGSGGSGGSSHFGGGGSGGSGGSGGSSHFSIGGSSGTGEIGGSGGRGGSGGSRSRGGSGGSGGYSYSGGSSQFSFGGSSDSGSSESTEHRASGGSGHFGGSGSGGSGGSSHFGGAGSSHLSIGGSGGTGGIGGSGGRGGGGGSGSRGSSAASSGYSGGSGSSHISFGGSGDSGSSESDEHRGSGGSGHFGGGGSGGSGGLSGSGGSGSAGSGGYSGSSGSGGSSHFSIGGSGGSGGRGGSGGSRSGGRGVSSGSGGYSGGSGSGGSGGSGGSRGSGGSSHFGGGGSGSSGGLSHFGGGGLGGSGGSGGSSHFSIGGSSGTGGIGGSGGRGGSGGSGGRGGSGGSGAYSYSGGSSDSGSSESTEHRGSGGSGHFGGSGSGGSGGSSHFSIGGSGSSGGGGGAGGLGSGGSVGYSGGSFSIGGSGGSGGSGGRGGSGGSGSGGSSGFGGSSGTGGSGHFSIGGSGVSGGSGVSGGSGSRGGSGGSGSGGSSGFGGSSGTGGSGHFSIGGSGGRGGSGGSGGGGSSGFGGSSGSGGSGHFGIGGSGGSGGSGGRGGSGDHGRSGGAGGVGNGGSSGYGGSSGSIGRSGGHGGIGGSGGRGGVGGSGGAGSGGSSGFGGSSGSGGSDHFSIGGSGGSGGSGGHGGIGGSGGRGGVGGSGGAGSGGSSGFGGSSGSGGSDHFSIGGSGGIGGSGGRGGVGGSGGRGGSGVSGSSGSGAYSGASGSGGSGHFSIGGSGFGGSGGHSGSSGGGGSGHSGAGGSGGSGGRGGSGGSGGYSGGSGHFGSLGSETRVGTGGSGSSSGGGSRFFGSSGSGDSGSSESAGHGGRGGSGGSGSGVGVGGGYGRGQKVSGSSSRRPLTGGPSLVAKLTGKRHKLERFGPGGRRDFDDTLGPEVCERAGLFRHPDTCDKFYECYWDRWVERFTLHVFDCPIAIVYDSGITACNWPFNGPPCED; encoded by the exons gTGCTAAGGCTGGTGCTGGATCAGAAGGTACACAACGTTAGCCGACGAGCCGTGACGGAGGCGGTGACGGAGGCGGTGACggagcagcaggaagaggaggaagagaccacCACGTTCACGCCGCTACAGGAGGACGatgagag CTTCGGCGTCGACTACAGCGTCCTCGAGTCCGGATCCGAGTACGAGGCGACGGTGCAGCCCCCTGTGGACgaggag GATTACTTAacaaccattaccacaaccaccaccaccaccgaaacaccaaccaccaccactgcaaccaccatccccaactccacctcctccaccacaaccacaactccATCCACCTCCACAAGCTCCTCCGGCTGGACATTCGagcggaagagaggaggaggaagaggaggaaggataagaggcgTTGTGAGGAGGAGGCCGTTGAATCAAGTTACCCcgggagatgagaagaaggatgCTGAGGATGCTGAGGATAAGGGGAGGCTGCTGATGGTGACCTTGGCGCCTAATCCTGAGTATATCGTGAAGGGTTATGACCTCAAGGAGTTGTCGAA aGTGGTGGACTACTTCACACTCCCCACGCACAACCTGACCCTGGGGGAGCAACATGTGACCTTCCACCCCGCGAGACTGATGGGCGTGGCGGACCTACAGAACGCC GACTCCCTGGTGGACCTCGCGGCAGGACTCGGAGTGCCCCTCGACCACCTGATCCTGACCGTCCCCGCCACGGCCATGTCCTTCACCCTGCAGGacgccaccctcaccaccccccGCTCTCCCGCCGCGGACACGCCCACCTACATGTCCTACTCCGAG gcGTGCAAGGTCATGTCCGGAGGGAACTGGACGGTGGAGAGGGACAATGACCTGACCGCGCCCTACGCCTTCGACAACCTGACCTGGGTGGCCTTCGATGACCCCAGCAGCGTCAAGGTCAAg agCAAGTACGCGCTGCTGCGAGGCCTGGCTGGCGTGGCGCTGAGGGACGTGGATCAGGCAGACCACGAGGACACGTGTGGATATGGTCCATACCCGCTCCTCTCCATGATCTACACCACATTCACTGAG CTCGCTCGGTCACCCCGCCGCACGGTGCTCAATAGTCTGGTGGAGGACCTCACCCACTCCCCCTCCGTGCCCTCAGACCTGCGCACGTCCCCCTTCAGGATCGTCCGTGTTGTGGATAGGTCAGGTGACATCACGGCCATCAG GGAGTACTCGTCAAACACTCGCTACCAGTGCTCGCGCCAGGGATACTACCGCGATCCCGACGACTGCTCCAACTTCTACAGGTGTGCCAAATTCAACCAGTATGTGGACGACTTCACGGTGTTCGAGTACGCATGTCCTCGTGGCCTTGTGTTCGACGACCGCTGGGAAGTGTGTGCCTGGCCCTCGGCGGCACCCCCATGCGACGGCTCTTCCGAGATTTTCCCGGTCCCGAAGCAGAAGTTCATCTGTCCGGGCGAGGGTTACTTTACCGACCCTGAAAATTGCCGGTGGTTCTTTGCATGCCTTGACCACTACGGCAACGGCACCTACACGCAGTATGAGTTCCGCTGCCCCTTCGGCCTGGCTTACGACGAGGACAACTATATGTGTAACTGGCCGTGGTTGGTGAATGGATGTGGCCAGAACGGCGTTGGCTACCTGGACCTTGCCCCTGGAGCGGCGCCCGTCAGTGTTGCCGACGTGACTGGACGTCGTGTGTATGGTAAAAGCATACCAACGCAACAGGTGCCATCGCAGAGCCTCCACGGCGGCAGCGGAGACAAGGCAGGCTGCAAGGAGTGTAGCGGATCGGTGGAACTGTCCATTGGAGGCAAGGGTGTGCTCAGCCACGAGAAGGGCCTCATCATCTCCCCGACCCTAAGTAACGAACGCCTTTCTTACAAAGTTTACAAGGAAAGTATCGAGTTCTCAGGCGAAAAATCTCAGGGTGGTTTTGGCGGCAGTGTGAGCGGCGGAGAACGATCAGGTGAGCGTTCTCAAGGCGGCTTTGGAGGAAGGGTGAGTAGCGGAGACCACTCAGGCGAGAGGTCTCAGGGCGGCTCTGGCAGTGGGGTGAACGCTGGTGGAGTTGCAGCGGTGGCCTTTGGGTCGTCCCTCCCGCAAGGCCCTTCGTTCGCTGGAGCCAAGCACACTCAGGACACTGCACAGCACCAAGGAGGGTCCTCAGGAGCCGCGTCTGACCGCAATGCCATCAAGACGCCTGGAACATCTCCTGGGTACTCTTACAGCGCCCCGTCAACCGCCCCGCTGCCATCCCCAGTCACCGAGGGCTATGACAACTCGCAGCCTCGCCCGTCCTCCACACGCACTTCGTCCCGCGGGCGGCCAATCACGTCTCAGGGGCAACCTACAGGTTCCCGCTCGGGCTCCGGATTAGGAACTTCTTACTCACAACCTGCAGCACCTTCTTCTTCTACCCGACCCTCCCACGGCTCACAGACATCACTGCGCCCCTCCGGTGGTAGACCTTCCACTTCCAGAAGGCCAGTCACTGCAGCGCCAGGAAGCGGATACTCCTACGCCAAACCCTCTGTTTCCGCCAAACCCACTCCCTCTCGTGGCCGACCAACCAGCCGCCGCCCATCCAGTCGTAGACCCACAAGCAGCAGACCCTCCAGTCGCCGACCTTCCACCTCCTACCCATCCCCCGCACCACCCACCTCTGGATACTCTTTCCCCACTCCATCAACACCCTTCAAGCCATTCCCTGGTGAAGACGTGTCATCGTCGTCTTCGTCGGAGGAGGAGCCCACAAGAACAACGTCCTCCGGTTACTCCTACCCCACGCCAAGCACCTCTCTTACTCCCGGCGGCGGAGTCACCGTCTCCGGTCAAACGCCCATCACTTCCCGGCCGCGGGTCTACCCCACGCCCACACCCTCGACGGGATACTCCCACCCCGAGCCACCCCAGTCCTTCGGCACCCTCCCGCCCGTTCCTTCGCCTTCTGGGTCCGTTGAAACTGGGTACCGTCCCACCATCAGCAGTGAAGAGTCCAGTGAGGAGGGCTACAGCTACTCCACACCCAGCCGACCACTCACCACCCCTCGCCCCCGACCCACACAACCAGTGGCCACGCGCCGTCCACGACCAAGCCGACCAGCCGCCACCCTGCCACCTCCAACTACCCCCGGGTACTCCTACGAAGCTCCCTCGCTGTCGTTCGAGCCTGTGAGACCTTTTGGGTCATCGGAGAGCAGAGAGACCTTCCAGGGAGTGTCCGATGAAGTAGGCATCGGGGCCACAGGCGGCTACTCTTACCAGACCCCGGCAAACCCCTTCCTCGAAACCAAGCAGCCCGGCTTTACCCCAGCCAGACCCACCCCGACACCTGGCTACCAAACACCCAGACCTTCACCGACAACACGGCCCCAGACACCCACCTATGAGACTCCGACGAGGAGGCCAACGCCCCGACCAGCCCCGATCCCCGACTCCTCGAGCTCTGAGGAGGGCTACTCCTACCGTCAACCGAGCGTGATCTTTACGGTGCCGGGCAGCTCTCAGTCTGCCgagcactcctcttcctcctcctctgagggTGGGTTCGCTGGCTACTCCTACTTGCCGCCGTCATCAGATAAGTCGTTCAATCCCTTCGGCTCGCTGGGCAGTGGATCTCACGAGAGTAGCGAAGGATACAGCGCGACGGGTGGATCAGGGCACTTTGGTGGATCTGTTCAGCCCAGCGGAGGAGGATCGATCCACTTCGGCAGTGGTGGCTCAAGCCATTTCAGCTTTGGTGGATCAGGAGACAGCGGAGTATCAAGTGGATATCGTGGAAGTAGTGGATCAGGAGGTCAAGGAGGAAGCGGTGGATCAAGCCACTTCAGTGTTGGTGGATCAGGAGGCCAGAGCGGCAGCAGTGAGTCAGACGAACACCGCGGCAGTGGCAGCGGTGGATCAAGTGGATTTGGTGGGTCAGGTGGtcaaggtggaagtggaggatcaAATGGATACAGCTACAGCGGTGGATCAAGCAGTTTTGGTGGATCAGGAGACGGCGGAAGCAGTGAATCAGCAGAACACCGCGGCAGTGGTGGATCAAGCGGATCGAGTCATTTCGGTGTCGGTGGATCAGGTGGATACAGTGGAAGCCGTGGATCAAGCCACTTTGGTAGCGGAGGCAGTGGTGGAGGATCAAGCCACTTCAGTATTGGTGGATCAGGTCAGAGCGGCAGCAGTGGATCAGCAGACAGCGGTGGAAGTGGTGGATCAGGCCACGTTAGCAGCGGTGGATCAAGATTCTTCGGCACAGTTGGAGCAGGCAGTAGTGGCAGCAGTGAATCAGACGAACATGGCAGCCGCGGTGGATCAAGCCACTTCGGTACTGGGGGATCAGGTGGCCGAGGTGGAAGCAGCGGTGGATCGAGTCACTTCACTTTTGGCGGATCAGGCGACAGCGGCAGCAGCGAATCGACAGAACACCGCGGCACTGGTGGATCAAGTGGATACAGTGGAAGCAATGGTGGCGGTGGATCACGGAGCCGAGGTGGAAGTGGTGGATCAAGCGGAAGCAGCGGAAGCGGAGGATCAGGCCACTTCAGTTTTGGTGGATCAGGGAGCCGAGGTGGAAGTGGTGGATCAGGAGGCCACAGCGGCAGCAGCGAGTCTGATGAACACCGCGGCAGTGACGGATCAGAAAGCAGCGGTGGATCAAGCCACTTTAGCATTGGTGGATCTGGAGGAAGCGGCGGAAGCGGTGGATCAGGAGATCAAGGTGGAAGCGGCGGCTCAAGTGGATACATTTACAGCGGTGGATCAAGCCAGTTAAGCTTCGGTGGATCAAGTGACAGCGGCAGCAGTGAATCCACGGAACACCGCGGCAGTGGTGGATCAGGCCACTTCGGAGGCGGTGGATCAGGAGGCAGCGGTGGATTAAGTGGATCAAGCCACTTCAGCATCGGTGGATCAGGAGgtagcggaggaagaggaggatcgggAAGCAGAGGTGGAAGTAGGGGATCAAGCGGCTACAGTGGAAGCGGTAGCAGCGGTGGATCAGGCCACTTCAGTTTTGGTGGATCAGGCCACAGCGGCAGCAGCGAGTCAGACGAACACCGCGCCAGTGGTGGATCAAGCCACTTCGGAGGCGGTGGATCAGGAGGCagcggaggaagag GTGGATCAAGAGTCaacggaggaagaggtggatcaGGAGGATCAGGAAGTGGTGGACGCGGAGGAAGTAGCGACAGTGGAAGATACAGTGGAA GCAGTGGAAGTGGTGGATCAGGAGGCAGCGCTGGATCAAGCCACTTCAGCATTGGTGGATCAggaggcagcggaggaggaggtggatcagGAGGATCAGGAGGCAGCGGTGGATCAAGCCACTTCGGAGGCGGTGGATCAGGAGGCAGCGGTGGATCAGGCGGATCAAGCCACTTCAGCATTGGTGGATCATCAGGAACAGGTGAAATTGGTGGTTCCGGAGGCCGAGGAGGCAGTGGTGGATCACGCAGTCGAGGTGGAAGCGGTGGATCAGGCGGATACAGTTACAGCGGTGGATCAAGCCAGTTCAGTTTCGGCGGATCAAGCGACAGCGGCAGCAGTGAATCAACGGAACACCGCGCCAGTGGTGGATCAGGCCACTTTGGAGGCAGTGGATCAGGAGGCAGCGGTGGATCAAGCCACTTTGGAGGCGCTGGATCAAGTCACTTAAGCATCGGTGGATCAGGAGGAACTGGAGGAATTGGTGGTTccggaggccgaggaggaggtggtggatcaGGCAGTCGAGGAAGCAGTGCTGCATCAAGTGGATACAGTGGAGGCAGCGGATCAAGCCACATCAGCTTTGGTGGATCAGGTGACAGCGGCAGCAGCGAATCGGATGAACACCGCGGCAGTGGTGGATCAGGCCACTTTGGAGGCGGTGGATCAGGAGGCAGCGGAGGCCTAAGTGGATCAGGAGGATCAGGAAGTGCTGGTTCAGGAGGGTACAGCGgaagtagtggcagtggtggatcAAGCCATTTCAGCATCGGTGGATCAGGAGGCagcggaggaagaggtggatcaGGAGGATCCAGAAGTGGTGGACGCGGAGTAAGTAGTGGAAGTGGAGGATACAGTGGAGGCAGTGGCAGTGGTGGATCAGGAGGCAGCGGTGGATCAA GAGGCAGCGGTGGATCAAGCCACTTCGGAGGCGGTGGATCAGGAAGCAGCGGCGGATTAAGCCACTTCGGAGGCGGTGGATTAGGAGGCAGCGGTGGATCAGGCGGATCAAGCCACTTCAGCATTGGCGGATCATCAGGAACAGGTGGAATTGGTGGTTCCGGAGGCCGAGGAGGCAGTGGTGGATCAGGTGGTCGAGGTGGAAGCGGCGGATCAGGCGCATACAGTTACAGCGGTGGATCAAGCGACAGCGGCAGCAGTGAATCAACGGAACACCGCGGCAGTGGTGGATCAGGCCACTTTGGAGGCAGTGGatcaggaggaagtggaggatcgAGTCACTTCAGCATCGGTGGCTCAGgaagcagcggaggaggaggtggagcaggaggattAGGAAGTGGTGGATCAGTAGGATACAGTGGAGGAAGCTTCAGCATTGGTGGatcaggaggaagtggaggatcaGGAGGCCGAG GTGGATCAGGAGGATCAGGAAGTGGTGGATCAAGCGGATTCGGTGGAAGTAGCGGAACCGGAGGATCAGGTCACTTCAGCATTGGAGGATCAGGAGTAAGTGGAGGATCAGGAGTAAGTGGAGGATCAGGAAGCCGAGGTGGATCAGGAGGATCAGGAAGTGGTGGATCAAGCGGATTCGGTGGAAGTAGCGGAACCGGAGGATCAGGTCACTTCAGCATTGGTGGATCAGGAGGCAGAGGTGGATCAGGAGGATCAGGAGGTGGTGGATCAAGCGGATTCGGTGGAAGTAGCGGAAGCGGAGGATCAGGTCACTTCGGCATTGGTGGatcaggaggaagtggaggatcaGGAGGCAGAGGTGGATCAGGAGACCATGGTAgaagtggaggagcaggaggagtaggaaacGGTGGATCAAGTGGATACGGTGGAAGCAGTGGAAGCATTGGTAGATCAGGAGGCCATGGTGGAATCGGTggatcaggaggaagaggtggagtcgGTGGATcaggaggagcaggaagtggTGGATCAAGCGGATTCGGTGGAAGTAGCGGAAGCGGAGGATCAGATCACTTCAGCATTGGTGGatcaggaggaagtggtggatcaGGAGGCCATGGTGGAATCGGTggatcaggaggaagaggtggagtcgGTGGATcaggaggagcaggaagtggTGGATCAAGCGGATTCGGTGGAAGTAGCGGAAGCGGAGGATCAGATCACTTCAGCATTGGTGGATCAGGAGGAATCGGTggatcaggaggaagaggtggagtcgGTGGATCAGGAGGCCGAGGTGGCTCAGGAGTATCAGGAAGTAGTGGATCAGGAGCATACAGTGGAGCCAGTGGGAGCGGTGGATCAGGCCACTTCAGTATCGGTGGATCAGGCTTTGGTGGATCAGGAGGCCATAGCGGGAGCAGCGGTGGAGGTGGATCAGGTCACTCTGGCGCCGGTGGAAGCGGTGGATCAGGAGGACGTGGAGGGAGTGGCGGATCAGGCGGCTACAGCGGAGGATCGGGTCACTTCGGGAGTCTTGGATCAGAAACTCGAGTGGGGACTGGTGGATCAGGGAGCAGCAGCGGCGGTGGATCAAGGTTCTTCGGCTCAAGTGGATCAGGAGACAGTGGAAGCAGTGAATCAGCGGGGCATGGTGGTCGCGGCGGCTCGGGTGGCAGCGGGAGTGGCGTGGGCGTTGGCGGGGGCTACGGGCGTGGTCAGAAGGTGTCGGGGTCAAGCTCCCGGCGACCCCTGACAGGCGGACCTTCACTGGTGGCCAAACTGACGGGGAAGCGACACAAGCTGGAGCGGTTCGGGCCTGGCGGGCGGCGGGACTTCGATGACACGCTCGGCCCGGAGGTGTGTGAGCGCGCGGGTCTCTTCCGGCACCCCGACACATGCGACAAGTTCTATGAGTGTTACTGGGACCGCTGGGTGGAACGCTTTACCCTCCATGTCTTCGATTGTCCCATTGCTATTGTGTATGATTCAGGCATCACCGCATGTAACTGGCCCTTCAATGGTCCACCCTGTGAGGACTAA